One Sceloporus undulatus isolate JIND9_A2432 ecotype Alabama unplaced genomic scaffold, SceUnd_v1.1 scaffold_14867, whole genome shotgun sequence genomic region harbors:
- the LOC121918518 gene encoding zinc finger protein 239-like encodes MECGKSFSVSGHLSSHQRTHTGEKPYKCMECGKSFSQHGHLNLHQRSHTGEKPYKCMECGKSFGRHGHLSSHQRTHTGKKPYKCMECGKSFSESGNLHKHQRSHTGEKPYKCMECGKSFSQSGTLHIHQRTHTGEKPYKCMECGKSFSGSGNLRLHQRSHSGDKPYKCMECRKSFSQSGHLSSHQRTHTGEKPYKCMECGKSFSRSEYLSSHQRTHTGEKMYKCMEWTARKRMED; translated from the coding sequence atggaatgtgggaagagcttcagtgtgAGTGGACATTTaagttcacatcaaagaacccacacaggagaaaaaccatataaatgcatggaatgtgggaagagcttcagtcagcaTGGACATCTAAATTTACATCAAAgatcccacacaggggagaaaccatataaatgcatggaatgcgggAAGAGCTTCGGTCGGCATGGACATCTAAgttcacatcaaaggacccacacagggaaaaaaccatacaaatgcatggaatgtgggaagagcttcagtgagAGTGGAAATCTACATAAACATCAAAgatcccacacaggggagaaaccatataagtgtatggaatgtggaaagagcttcagtcagagtggaactCTACAtatacatcaaagaacccacacaggggagaaaccatataagtgTATGGAATGCGGGAAGAGTTTTAGTGGCAGTGGAAATCTACGTTTACATCAAAGATCCCATTCAGGAGacaaaccatataaatgcatggaatgccggaagagcttcagtcagagtggacatctaagttcacatcaaaggacccacacaggggagaaaccatataaatgcatggaatgtgggaagagcttcagtcggagTGAATATCTCAGTTCCCATCAGAggactcacacaggggagaaaatGTACAAATGTATGGAATGGACtgccaggaagagaatggaagactGA